The following nucleotide sequence is from Methanofollis sp..
AGATAAAGACTCCCTGTGACGCAAGACGTGTGTTCGCCTCGTACTCTTCGGCAAGGATGGCCGCATTCGCGGCCGCCGGCATCGCCGCCATGATCACCGGCACCCCCAACAGATAGGGGTCGGAGATGAACGGCGAGAGCACCGCCCATACAACGAGGGGGAGGAGGAGGAGGCGTGCCGCCGTGATTACATAGACCCGCCACCCTGCAAAGATCTCGGACGGCGCGATCCTCGCGAGCATCGCACCGATGACGATCATCGAGAGAGGGGTCGTCAATGACCCGAGGGCCGAGATCGCCCCCTCAACCGGCACCGGCAGCCTCACCGAGAGCAGGAAGAAGAGAAACCCGACAACGACGGCGATAATACCAGGGTTCAGGAGGATCTTCGGGTCGAACCGGGAACTGGCACCGTTCTTGTATTGAGTGAGCATGAGGATCCCGATCGAGAAGACCAGAAGGTTGAAGGGAAGGTTGAAGATCGCCGTGTAAAAGAGCGCCTCTTTTCCGAAGACCGCGTCGACGACCGGAAAACCCATGAATGCCGTGTTCGAGAACATCAGGAGAAAGCCATAAACTCCCTTTTCTTCCTCAGAAGACCCGAGCAGTTTGGGGAGGTACCAGGCGACGACCAGGGAGATCGCATAGAAGACCACCGAGATCAGGAGCATCCCCTCGCAGGCCGAGAGAAGGTCGGCACTG
It contains:
- a CDS encoding AEC family transporter translates to MDFVSVFNQIVILFLLILTGYAARRMGVFDDHTTSGACSFLVRVALPALIISSMMVPFSADLLSACEGMLLISVVFYAISLVVAWYLPKLLGSSEEEKGVYGFLLMFSNTAFMGFPVVDAVFGKEALFYTAIFNLPFNLLVFSIGILMLTQYKNGASSRFDPKILLNPGIIAVVVGFLFFLLSVRLPVPVEGAISALGSLTTPLSMIVIGAMLARIAPSEIFAGWRVYVITAARLLLLPLVVWAVLSPFISDPYLLGVPVIMAAMPAAANAAILAEEYEANTRLASQGVFISTLFCTLTIPCIAVLVV